A genomic region of Trichothermofontia sichuanensis B231 contains the following coding sequences:
- the lepB gene encoding signal peptidase I, translated as MPSDSKRDVVPPTPAPKPPTGWQKFWQGQRENLQILAIALALAILIRGLVAEPRVIPSDSMVPTLLAGDRLVVEKVSYRLHPPQTGDIVVFEPPPVLRTLGYRPDQAFIKRVIGRAGQVIQVKAGQVYVDGNPLVENYIAEPPDYTWGPAIVPAHHLFVMGDNRNNSNDSHVWGFLPEANVIGRAWLRFWPWQRWGRIS; from the coding sequence ATGCCCTCCGACTCGAAACGGGATGTTGTCCCCCCTACCCCCGCCCCAAAACCGCCAACGGGTTGGCAAAAATTCTGGCAAGGTCAACGGGAAAATTTACAAATTCTGGCGATCGCCCTGGCGCTGGCGATCTTGATTCGGGGCTTGGTGGCCGAACCTAGGGTCATTCCTTCCGACTCAATGGTTCCTACCCTGCTGGCGGGCGATCGCCTAGTGGTAGAGAAAGTATCCTATCGCCTGCACCCACCCCAAACCGGCGATATTGTTGTTTTTGAGCCACCTCCCGTTCTGCGTACCCTGGGTTATCGGCCCGATCAAGCCTTCATCAAACGCGTCATTGGTCGGGCGGGGCAAGTGATCCAGGTCAAAGCCGGTCAAGTTTACGTTGACGGTAACCCACTCGTAGAAAACTATATTGCCGAGCCACCAGACTATACCTGGGGACCCGCGATCGTACCGGCCCATCACTTATTTGTCATGGGTGATAACCGTAATAATAGCAACGACTCCCACGTGTGGGGATTCCTCCCAGAGGCGAACGTCATCGGTCGGGCATGGCTCCGGTTTTGGCCCTGGCAGCGATGGGGGCGAATCTCGTGA
- a CDS encoding ABC transporter ATP-binding protein → MVQETAILQLSSVTRQFTPDQPAAVDQVSLTLHPGEILGLLGPSGCGKTTLLRLIAGFEVPQAGQIRLAGKTVAGPQAWVAPEHRDVGMVFQDYALFPHLSVAENVAFGLRQWTRRGRARYRPAEIQQRVRETLALVGLEHLERRYPHTLSGGQQQRVALARALAPQPQLILLDEPLSNLDVQVRLRLRQEVRAILKATGIAGVFVTHDQEEALAISDRVAIMQHGQIEQCGTPEEIYRLPASRFVAEFVTQANFLSAQRQGRVWQTEAGTFETPEGLSPNPEVCAQAWAEITAAELMIRQEDLKIIPDESGQVVVCDRQFLGREHCYCLQTPSGKKLYARTIAGPLLPAGTRVRLACNHNQLQIFPLATPQRTLALA, encoded by the coding sequence ATGGTCCAAGAAACCGCCATCCTGCAACTGAGCAGTGTGACCCGCCAATTTACCCCCGATCAACCGGCTGCGGTCGATCAGGTCTCCCTGACGCTCCACCCTGGCGAAATTTTGGGTCTGTTAGGCCCATCTGGTTGTGGGAAGACCACCCTCCTGCGGCTGATTGCGGGGTTTGAGGTGCCCCAAGCCGGCCAAATTCGCCTGGCGGGGAAAACCGTCGCTGGCCCACAAGCGTGGGTAGCTCCAGAGCATCGGGATGTGGGGATGGTGTTTCAGGACTATGCTCTGTTTCCGCACCTGAGCGTGGCTGAAAATGTGGCCTTTGGCCTGCGGCAATGGACTCGTCGCGGACGCGCCCGTTACCGTCCCGCTGAAATTCAGCAACGGGTCCGCGAGACCCTGGCCCTAGTGGGGTTAGAGCATTTGGAACGGCGGTATCCCCACACCCTATCGGGGGGGCAACAGCAGCGGGTGGCCCTCGCCCGTGCCCTAGCACCCCAACCCCAGTTGATTTTACTCGACGAACCCTTGAGTAACCTGGATGTACAGGTGCGCCTGCGCCTGCGGCAGGAAGTGCGGGCAATCCTCAAAGCGACAGGTATTGCGGGTGTCTTTGTCACCCATGATCAGGAGGAGGCATTGGCCATTTCCGATCGCGTGGCGATTATGCAACACGGCCAAATTGAGCAATGTGGCACGCCAGAGGAAATCTATCGCCTGCCGGCTTCCCGCTTTGTGGCGGAATTTGTGACCCAGGCTAATTTCCTCAGTGCCCAGCGTCAAGGCCGTGTTTGGCAAACGGAAGCTGGAACCTTTGAAACCCCCGAAGGACTCTCCCCGAATCCCGAAGTGTGTGCCCAGGCTTGGGCGGAAATCACTGCCGCTGAGTTAATGATCCGTCAGGAGGATTTAAAAATCATTCCCGATGAATCCGGACAGGTCGTGGTGTGCGATCGTCAATTTTTGGGCCGGGAGCATTGCTATTGTCTGCAAACCCCGTCGGGGAAAAAGCTCTATGCCCGCACGATCGCTGGACCCTTATTACCGGCAGGAACACGGGTGCGTCTAGCCTGTAATCACAATCAACTACAAATTTTCCCCCTGGCAACTCCTCAGCGAACACTGGCGCTGGCCTAA
- a CDS encoding phage holin family protein — protein sequence MTGLLVAWLVTTLSLLIISRLPVGVEIASLSKALISAVVFGILNALVRPVIAFLAFPITFLTFGLFAIVINAIIFGLAAWLVPGFQLRWGFWSALLGAILLGVINSVIYHFLPFAPLGG from the coding sequence ATGACTGGCCTGTTAGTTGCCTGGCTGGTGACCACTCTGAGCCTGTTAATTATTTCTCGTCTACCCGTGGGGGTTGAAATTGCCAGCCTTAGTAAAGCCCTGATTTCTGCGGTCGTTTTTGGCATTTTAAATGCCCTCGTCCGCCCCGTTATTGCTTTTCTCGCTTTCCCGATTACTTTCTTAACCTTTGGTCTCTTCGCGATTGTGATCAATGCGATTATTTTTGGGTTAGCCGCGTGGTTGGTGCCTGGTTTCCAGCTACGCTGGGGATTCTGGAGTGCCCTATTGGGCGCAATTCTGCTGGGAGTCATTAATAGTGTGATTTATCACTTCCTGCCCTTTGCACCCCTGGGTGGCTAG
- a CDS encoding ABC transporter ATP-binding protein — protein MDLRSDLTPASPPDQSPPADWPPLDYARSRSRRERRSVATGEAATPVTVRLEDITKIYGAGDTEVRALDGISLTIAQGSYCAIMGSSGSGKSTAMNVIGCLDRPTSGRYYLDGLDVSQLADNELAQIRNRKLGFVFQQYHLLPQLSALDNVILPMVYANVPQRERRERAIAALERVGLGNRLYNRPNQLSGGQQQRVSIARAIVNQPVLLLADEPTGALDSKTTAEVLDLFRELNESGITLVVVTHEPDVGRTADRIIWFRDGRVLHDNLTPDAIDDMLH, from the coding sequence ATGGACTTGCGTTCTGATCTCACCCCAGCTTCCCCACCTGACCAATCTCCGCCTGCTGACTGGCCACCTCTGGATTATGCCCGTTCGCGCAGCCGGCGGGAACGGCGCAGCGTTGCCACCGGCGAAGCAGCGACGCCGGTAACCGTGCGGCTGGAGGATATCACCAAAATCTATGGCGCTGGTGACACGGAAGTGCGTGCGCTGGATGGAATTTCCCTCACGATTGCGCAGGGGAGTTACTGCGCCATTATGGGATCATCGGGATCGGGCAAATCTACGGCGATGAATGTGATTGGTTGCCTCGATCGCCCGACCAGTGGTCGGTACTACCTCGATGGCCTTGACGTTTCCCAGCTTGCGGATAATGAGCTGGCTCAAATTCGGAACCGCAAGCTTGGTTTTGTGTTCCAGCAATACCACCTTTTGCCCCAACTCAGTGCGCTGGATAATGTGATATTACCGATGGTCTATGCCAATGTGCCCCAGCGGGAACGGCGGGAACGGGCGATCGCAGCGTTGGAGCGGGTGGGGTTAGGCAATCGTCTGTATAATCGTCCCAATCAACTCTCTGGGGGTCAGCAGCAACGGGTGTCGATCGCCCGCGCCATTGTCAACCAGCCGGTGCTCCTCCTCGCCGATGAACCCACGGGGGCACTGGATTCCAAAACCACGGCAGAAGTGCTGGATCTGTTTCGCGAATTAAACGAGAGTGGGATTACCTTAGTGGTGGTTACCCACGAGCCGGATGTGGGTCGCACTGCTGATCGCATCATCTGGTTCCGTGATGGCCGCGTGTTGCATGATAATCTAACCCCCGACGCGATCGATGACATGCTGCATTAG
- a CDS encoding aldo/keto reductase, whose translation MRYRRFGRTELSMPVFSCGGMRYQFKWQDIPKAQIPADNQSNLEATIERSLAVGINHIETARGYGTSEIQLGEILPRFPREKLIVQTKVSPKPTAQEFRQTVEQSLKNLNLEYVDLLGFHGINTPELLEDVLRPGGCLAVGRQLQREGRVRFLGFSTHGPTDLIVTAIATGEFDYVNLHWYYIFQNNWPAIVAAQQQDMGVFIISPADKGGKLYEPPQRLRELCAPLTPMQFNALFCLSHPQVHTLSIGAACPGDFDEHLQVLPLLDQADEILAPILQRLEAAAIARLGEEWYRTWHIGLPSYDQTPGGINIPTILWLRNLAIAYDLVEYGKMRYNLLGNGGHWFPGNRADRVQEFDLRSCLVHSPHADKIPALLVDAHARLGGTTVQRLSQS comes from the coding sequence ATGCGATATCGACGGTTTGGCCGAACGGAATTATCGATGCCCGTCTTTTCCTGTGGTGGTATGCGCTATCAGTTCAAATGGCAGGATATCCCAAAAGCGCAAATACCTGCGGATAATCAAAGTAATTTAGAGGCCACAATCGAGCGATCACTGGCGGTAGGGATTAACCATATTGAAACGGCACGGGGATATGGAACCTCTGAGATTCAATTAGGGGAGATTCTGCCTCGTTTTCCTAGGGAAAAATTAATTGTTCAGACGAAGGTTTCACCCAAACCGACGGCTCAGGAATTTCGCCAGACCGTTGAGCAATCCCTTAAAAATCTCAATCTGGAGTATGTTGATCTGTTAGGATTTCATGGTATCAATACGCCTGAATTGCTGGAGGATGTGCTGCGACCAGGCGGCTGTTTGGCAGTTGGCCGCCAGCTTCAGCGGGAAGGCCGGGTGCGGTTTCTGGGATTTTCCACCCACGGCCCTACGGATTTAATTGTGACGGCGATCGCGACGGGGGAGTTTGATTATGTCAATTTGCATTGGTACTATATTTTCCAAAATAATTGGCCTGCGATCGTCGCCGCTCAACAGCAGGATATGGGGGTTTTTATTATCAGTCCTGCGGATAAAGGGGGCAAACTCTATGAGCCTCCCCAGCGGCTACGGGAGCTATGTGCACCGTTAACTCCGATGCAATTTAATGCGCTGTTTTGCCTAAGTCATCCCCAGGTCCATACCCTCAGTATTGGGGCAGCGTGTCCTGGAGATTTTGATGAACATTTACAAGTTTTGCCTCTGCTTGATCAGGCTGATGAAATTTTAGCGCCCATTTTACAACGTTTAGAAGCTGCCGCGATCGCCCGCTTGGGAGAAGAGTGGTATCGCACCTGGCACATTGGTTTACCCAGCTATGACCAGACCCCCGGTGGCATCAATATCCCAACTATCCTCTGGTTACGCAATTTAGCGATCGCCTATGACTTAGTCGAGTATGGCAAAATGCGCTACAACCTTCTCGGTAATGGTGGCCATTGGTTCCCCGGTAATCGAGCCGATCGCGTCCAGGAATTCGACTTACGATCGTGTTTGGTGCATAGCCCCCATGCTGATAAAATTCCTGCCCTCTTAGTCGATGCCCATGCTCGCTTAGGGGGAACCACCGTGCAACGCCTATCCCAGTCCTGA
- a CDS encoding ABC transporter permease, whose amino-acid sequence MLPRQVTSFLQYLRKGWPDRAPLPQADPWTIGVLALALLLALPVLFVLSSLFRDSRTIWQHLATTVLPRYLLNSGWLMLGVGLGVLVIGVGTAWLVTLCRFPASRWLEWLLVLPLAAPAYLLAYTYTDLLDFAGPVQTALRQWTGWGYGDYWFPNIRSLGGAIALLTLVLYPYVYLPARVAFLEQSLTTIEASRTLGCGPWQSFGRVALPLARPAIAAGVALALMETLNDFGTVQYFGVDTFTTGIYRTWFGLGERVAATQLAAVLMLFILALILWEQRSRQQGRFYQKGGQAPTVPPYPLQGLRAVAAIGVCSLPVLLGFVLPAAVLLQMTLGNLGSFGQRQFWVFARNSLVLAIVTALLAVLLALILAYGRRLVGNPLMQGAVSVAAMGYAVPGSVIAVGILVPLGRLDNAIVATLRSVFGISTGLLLSGTITALVFAYLVRFLAVSLHTIEASLIKIKPSLDDAARSLGYSPLRTLLQVHFPLLRGGLLTAALLVFVDVIKELPATLIIRPFNFDTLAVRVYNLASDERLAEAAAPALTIILVGLFPVILLSWQIAHRHHTEI is encoded by the coding sequence GTGTTGCCACGTCAAGTTACAAGTTTTTTGCAATATCTCCGGAAAGGGTGGCCCGATCGCGCCCCATTGCCCCAAGCTGATCCCTGGACGATCGGGGTCTTGGCGTTGGCCCTGCTCTTGGCCCTGCCGGTCCTGTTTGTCCTGAGTAGCCTGTTCCGCGATTCCCGCACCATCTGGCAGCACTTGGCGACTACAGTTTTGCCCCGCTATCTCCTTAACTCCGGTTGGTTGATGCTGGGGGTGGGCCTAGGGGTGCTGGTGATTGGGGTGGGGACAGCCTGGTTGGTGACCCTGTGCCGATTTCCGGCCTCGCGCTGGTTAGAATGGCTGCTGGTATTGCCCCTTGCTGCCCCCGCATATCTGTTGGCCTATACCTATACGGATTTGCTCGATTTTGCTGGCCCGGTGCAAACGGCCCTGCGCCAGTGGACCGGCTGGGGCTATGGCGACTATTGGTTTCCGAATATTCGATCGCTGGGGGGAGCGATCGCACTGCTGACTTTGGTGCTGTATCCCTATGTGTATCTTCCGGCACGGGTTGCTTTCCTGGAGCAATCGCTGACGACGATCGAAGCCAGTCGGACCCTAGGCTGTGGACCGTGGCAGAGTTTTGGACGCGTGGCATTACCCCTGGCTCGACCGGCGATCGCAGCGGGAGTGGCCCTGGCCCTGATGGAAACCCTGAATGACTTCGGTACGGTGCAGTATTTTGGGGTAGATACCTTCACGACCGGCATCTACCGGACCTGGTTTGGGCTGGGGGAACGGGTGGCCGCCACCCAACTGGCAGCGGTTTTGATGCTATTCATCCTAGCCCTGATCCTGTGGGAGCAGCGATCGCGGCAGCAGGGACGCTTTTACCAAAAAGGCGGACAGGCGCCGACGGTGCCCCCCTACCCACTCCAGGGCCTGCGGGCGGTGGCGGCGATTGGCGTATGCAGTCTACCAGTGCTGTTGGGCTTTGTGTTACCCGCAGCGGTCTTACTCCAGATGACGCTGGGCAACTTGGGGTCGTTCGGCCAGCGTCAGTTTTGGGTGTTTGCCCGCAATAGTTTGGTCCTGGCGATCGTCACGGCCCTGTTGGCCGTGCTCTTGGCCCTGATCCTGGCCTACGGGCGGCGGCTCGTGGGTAACCCCCTCATGCAGGGGGCAGTATCGGTGGCCGCAATGGGCTATGCCGTGCCCGGTTCTGTGATTGCGGTGGGCATTTTAGTGCCCCTGGGTCGCCTGGATAATGCGATCGTGGCCACCCTGCGATCGGTTTTTGGGATCTCCACCGGATTATTACTGAGTGGCACGATCACTGCCCTGGTATTTGCCTATCTGGTGCGGTTCCTGGCCGTTTCCCTGCATACGATCGAAGCCAGCCTGATCAAAATTAAACCGAGCCTGGATGATGCCGCTCGCTCGCTGGGCTATTCCCCTCTGCGTACCCTCCTCCAGGTGCATTTCCCCCTCCTGCGGGGCGGCTTGTTGACGGCAGCCTTGCTGGTGTTCGTCGATGTCATCAAGGAACTCCCCGCCACCCTGATTATTCGCCCGTTTAATTTCGATACCCTGGCCGTCCGGGTCTACAATCTGGCATCGGATGAACGTCTCGCCGAAGCCGCAGCCCCCGCCCTGACAATCATTCTCGTGGGGTTATTCCCCGTGATTTTGCTCAGTTGGCAAATCGCCCACCGCCACCATACGGAGATTTAG
- a CDS encoding dihydroorotate dehydrogenase-like protein, whose amino-acid sequence MVDLTTTYLGLNLRSPLVPSAAAPLTEDLDNIKRLEDAGAGAIVLHSLFEEQLLREKFELHHHLTYGTDSFAESLTYFPEPEEFHVGPELYLEHIRAAKAAVAIPIIASLNGFSRGGWVEYGRLMEEAGADAIELNVYYVPTNPDMPGSVVEQNYIDILREVKAEVSIPVAIKLSPYFSNMANMAKRLDEAGANALVLFNRFYQPDIDIDNLEVYPHLLLSSPQDMRLPMRWIAILYGRIRPDLAATSGVQKGHDAIKLLMAGAKITQICSVLLRHGIPHLQVLEQEMRHWMEENEYESVRQMQGSMSQINCPDESAFERAQYMKAIQTYHPHWENSLVNLMAPSITT is encoded by the coding sequence ATGGTTGATTTAACCACGACCTATTTGGGCCTGAATCTACGATCGCCCCTGGTGCCCTCAGCCGCGGCTCCCCTGACGGAAGATTTGGACAATATCAAGCGGTTAGAAGATGCAGGGGCAGGCGCAATCGTTTTGCATTCACTGTTCGAGGAGCAGCTATTACGGGAAAAATTTGAACTACACCATCACCTGACCTATGGGACTGATAGTTTTGCCGAATCGTTGACCTATTTCCCCGAACCCGAGGAATTCCACGTCGGGCCGGAGCTGTATCTAGAGCATATTCGCGCGGCTAAGGCAGCCGTTGCAATCCCCATTATTGCCAGTTTGAATGGGTTTTCCCGTGGGGGTTGGGTGGAATATGGCCGGTTGATGGAGGAAGCCGGAGCCGATGCGATCGAACTCAATGTCTATTATGTCCCTACTAACCCAGATATGCCGGGATCAGTAGTAGAGCAGAATTATATCGACATTTTGCGAGAGGTGAAGGCTGAGGTGAGCATCCCGGTTGCCATTAAGCTCAGTCCCTATTTCAGCAATATGGCGAATATGGCCAAACGCCTGGATGAAGCTGGGGCAAATGCACTCGTATTATTCAACCGGTTCTACCAGCCGGATATTGATATTGACAATCTGGAAGTCTATCCGCACTTGCTCCTGAGTTCGCCCCAGGATATGCGCTTACCCATGCGTTGGATTGCGATTCTCTATGGCCGCATTCGTCCAGATTTGGCTGCAACCAGTGGCGTGCAAAAAGGCCATGATGCCATCAAGTTACTGATGGCGGGGGCGAAGATTACCCAGATCTGTTCTGTGCTGTTGCGGCATGGAATTCCCCACCTACAAGTGTTGGAGCAAGAAATGCGTCATTGGATGGAGGAGAATGAATACGAATCAGTCCGGCAAATGCAGGGCAGTATGAGCCAGATCAATTGCCCGGATGAAAGTGCGTTTGAGCGGGCACAGTATATGAAGGCGATCCAAACCTATCATCCCCACTGGGAAAATTCGTTGGTAAATCTCATGGCCCCCTCGATAACAACCTAG
- the nifJ gene encoding pyruvate:ferredoxin (flavodoxin) oxidoreductase, translating into MSTKAVATIDGNEAVARVAYPLNEVIAIYPITPASPMGEWADAWMSEGRPNLWGTIPTVVEMQSEGGAAGAVHGALQAGTLTTTFTASQGLLLMIPNLYKIAGELTCGVIHVAARSLAAQALSIFGDHQDVMAVRSTGFALLSSASVQEAHDFALIAQAATLEARVPFIHFFDGFRTSHEVQKVTLLDDDDLRALIREDLILAHRSRALTPDRPVLRGTAQNPDVYFQARETVNPFYAACPEIVQRVMDQFAARTGRQYRLYEYHGAPDAERVIILMGSGCETVHETVDYLSAQGEKVGVLKVRLYRPWDVQAFLAALPASVQAIAVLDRTKEPGASGEPLYLDVVTALMEGWTGAMPKVVGGRYGLSSKEFNPAMVKAVFDNLSQATPKNHFTVGIEDDVSHTSLAVDPHFSTEPESVVRAMFYGLGADGTVGANKNSIKIIGEETDNYAQGYFVYDSKKSGSITVSHLRFGPQPIRSTYLISQANFIGCHQWHFLEKLDVLKEAVTGATFLLNSPYGPDEVWDHLPIEVQEQIIRKQLSVYVIDANKVARESGMGGRINTIMQVCFFALAKVLPRDEAIAQIKKAIEKTYGKKGTEIVRMNLQAVDNTLANLFEVKVPSQITSTQHRHPPIPDTAPAFVREVLGKMAAREGDTLPVSALPVDGTYPTGTSKWEKRNIAQEIPVWDPDVCVQCGKCIMVCPHGVIRGKAYDAAALAQAPATFKATAVKDKEFAGQQFTIQVAPEDCTGCGICVDVCPAKNKSMPSRKAINMEPQLPLRDQERQNWDFFLSLPNPDRRHLHLDRIRQQQWQEPLFEFSGACAGCGETPYIKLATQLFGDRMIVANATGCSSIYGGNLPTTPWTQNAEGRGPAWSNSLFEDNAEFGLGFRLAIDKQAQFAGELLQRLAGQIGDSLVTAILSNTQKSEADIWEQRERVAQLKQILQGLNTPEAQQLLNLADYLVRKSVWIIGGDGWAYDIGYGGLDHVLASGRNVNVLVMDTEVYSNTGGQSSKATPRGAVAKFAAGGKPLPKKDLGLIAMTYGNIYVASVAMGARDEHTLRVFLEAEAYDGPSLIIAYSHCIAHGINMTTAMSHQKDLVESGRWLLYRYNPDLLKEGKNPLQLDSRAPKQPVAQSMYNENRFKMLTKSKPADAKRLLQEAQADVNLRWQMYQYLAARPVATSNGNGHGNGHAPAATETLEKAGSSPPMPV; encoded by the coding sequence ATGAGTACGAAAGCTGTAGCCACGATCGATGGGAATGAAGCGGTTGCCCGTGTCGCCTATCCCTTGAACGAAGTCATTGCGATTTACCCGATTACGCCAGCCTCCCCAATGGGCGAGTGGGCCGATGCTTGGATGTCGGAAGGCCGCCCCAATTTGTGGGGTACGATTCCCACTGTCGTGGAGATGCAGAGTGAAGGTGGGGCCGCGGGGGCGGTTCACGGTGCCCTGCAAGCGGGAACCTTAACAACGACGTTTACGGCATCCCAGGGCTTGTTGTTAATGATCCCGAATCTTTACAAAATTGCTGGGGAACTGACCTGTGGTGTGATCCATGTAGCGGCACGATCGCTGGCAGCCCAGGCCCTCTCAATTTTTGGCGATCATCAGGATGTGATGGCCGTGCGATCGACGGGGTTTGCCCTGCTCAGTTCTGCCTCGGTTCAGGAAGCCCACGACTTTGCCCTGATTGCCCAGGCGGCAACGCTGGAAGCACGGGTACCCTTTATCCACTTCTTTGATGGGTTCCGCACCTCCCACGAAGTGCAAAAGGTGACGCTGCTCGACGATGACGATCTGCGGGCATTGATTCGCGAGGACTTAATCCTGGCCCATCGTTCCCGGGCATTGACGCCCGATCGCCCGGTGCTGCGTGGGACTGCCCAAAACCCCGATGTCTATTTCCAAGCGCGGGAAACCGTGAATCCTTTCTATGCTGCCTGTCCCGAAATTGTGCAGCGGGTAATGGATCAATTTGCCGCCCGGACCGGACGCCAGTATCGCCTCTATGAATACCACGGGGCACCGGATGCAGAGCGGGTAATTATTCTCATGGGGTCGGGTTGTGAAACGGTCCATGAAACCGTGGATTACCTAAGCGCTCAGGGGGAAAAGGTGGGGGTGCTGAAGGTGCGCCTCTATCGGCCCTGGGATGTTCAAGCGTTTCTGGCGGCATTGCCTGCGAGTGTACAAGCGATCGCCGTCCTCGATCGCACCAAGGAGCCGGGAGCCAGTGGCGAGCCGCTTTATCTAGATGTGGTCACGGCCCTGATGGAAGGGTGGACCGGGGCGATGCCCAAGGTCGTAGGCGGACGCTATGGTCTCTCCTCGAAGGAATTCAACCCGGCGATGGTGAAGGCGGTGTTCGATAACCTGAGTCAGGCGACCCCGAAGAACCACTTTACCGTTGGCATTGAGGATGATGTCAGCCACACCTCCCTAGCCGTTGATCCCCACTTCTCCACGGAACCGGAATCCGTTGTCCGGGCGATGTTCTATGGCCTGGGGGCCGATGGTACCGTTGGGGCGAACAAGAACTCGATCAAGATCATCGGCGAAGAAACCGACAACTACGCCCAGGGCTATTTTGTCTACGACTCGAAGAAATCGGGATCAATCACCGTCTCCCACCTGCGCTTTGGGCCACAACCGATTCGCTCGACCTATTTGATTTCCCAGGCGAATTTTATTGGCTGTCACCAGTGGCATTTCCTGGAAAAGCTGGATGTGCTTAAGGAAGCGGTGACCGGCGCCACCTTCCTGCTCAACAGTCCCTATGGTCCCGATGAGGTTTGGGATCACCTGCCGATCGAAGTTCAGGAGCAAATTATTCGCAAGCAACTCTCGGTTTACGTGATCGATGCCAACAAGGTGGCTCGCGAGAGTGGCATGGGTGGTCGGATTAACACGATCATGCAGGTGTGTTTCTTTGCCCTAGCTAAGGTGTTGCCCCGTGACGAGGCGATCGCCCAAATTAAAAAGGCAATCGAAAAGACCTACGGCAAGAAGGGCACCGAAATTGTCCGGATGAACCTACAGGCCGTCGATAACACCCTGGCCAATCTCTTTGAAGTCAAAGTCCCCAGCCAGATCACCAGTACCCAGCATCGGCATCCCCCGATTCCGGATACAGCGCCAGCGTTTGTGCGCGAGGTGTTGGGGAAAATGGCGGCACGGGAAGGCGATACCTTGCCCGTCAGTGCCCTGCCAGTGGACGGTACCTATCCCACCGGCACGTCGAAGTGGGAAAAACGCAATATCGCCCAGGAAATCCCGGTTTGGGACCCGGATGTGTGTGTCCAGTGCGGCAAGTGCATAATGGTTTGTCCACATGGTGTGATCCGGGGCAAAGCCTACGACGCGGCAGCCTTGGCCCAAGCCCCCGCGACTTTTAAGGCGACGGCAGTCAAGGATAAGGAATTTGCCGGTCAGCAGTTTACGATTCAGGTCGCGCCGGAAGATTGCACGGGGTGTGGCATCTGCGTCGATGTCTGTCCGGCCAAGAATAAATCCATGCCCTCCCGCAAGGCAATCAACATGGAACCCCAATTACCGCTGCGCGACCAAGAGCGCCAGAATTGGGACTTCTTCCTGAGCCTGCCCAACCCCGATCGCCGTCATTTGCACCTCGATCGCATTCGGCAACAACAATGGCAGGAACCCCTCTTTGAATTCTCCGGGGCCTGTGCCGGGTGTGGCGAAACGCCCTACATCAAGCTGGCGACCCAATTGTTTGGCGATCGCATGATTGTCGCCAACGCCACGGGTTGCTCCTCGATCTATGGGGGCAATTTACCAACCACACCGTGGACCCAAAACGCCGAGGGGCGCGGTCCGGCCTGGTCCAATAGCCTCTTTGAGGACAATGCCGAATTTGGATTGGGATTCCGGCTCGCGATCGACAAGCAGGCCCAATTTGCGGGGGAACTGCTGCAACGCTTAGCAGGCCAAATTGGCGATTCCCTGGTCACAGCGATCCTGAGCAATACCCAGAAGTCGGAAGCAGACATTTGGGAGCAACGGGAACGGGTGGCGCAACTGAAGCAAATCTTGCAAGGGTTGAACACACCGGAAGCCCAACAACTCCTGAACTTGGCCGATTACCTAGTGCGCAAGAGTGTTTGGATTATCGGCGGCGATGGTTGGGCCTACGACATTGGCTATGGTGGCTTGGATCACGTCTTGGCTAGTGGCCGTAATGTCAATGTGCTAGTGATGGATACCGAAGTCTACTCCAACACCGGCGGTCAATCCTCCAAGGCCACGCCACGGGGAGCCGTTGCCAAGTTCGCCGCTGGGGGTAAGCCCTTACCGAAGAAGGATCTGGGCCTGATTGCCATGACCTACGGCAACATCTACGTCGCCAGTGTGGCAATGGGGGCACGAGATGAGCACACGCTGCGGGTGTTCCTGGAAGCGGAAGCCTACGACGGTCCCTCCTTGATCATTGCCTATAGCCACTGCATCGCCCACGGTATCAACATGACCACCGCCATGAGCCATCAAAAGGATCTGGTGGAAAGCGGGCGCTGGTTGCTCTATCGCTATAACCCCGATCTGCTTAAAGAAGGCAAGAACCCCTTGCAACTGGATTCGCGGGCACCCAAGCAACCCGTGGCCCAGTCCATGTACAACGAAAACCGCTTTAAGATGCTCACCAAGAGCAAACCTGCGGATGCCAAGCGGCTGCTTCAGGAAGCCCAGGCGGATGTGAACCTGCGCTGGCAGATGTACCAATACCTGGCGGCGCGGCCAGTGGCAACCAGTAATGGCAATGGCCACGGTAATGGTCACGCTCCAGCGGCAACGGAGACCTTGGAAAAGGCCGGCTCGTCACCGCCAATGCCGGTCTAG